The Spirosoma oryzicola genome window below encodes:
- a CDS encoding TonB-dependent receptor, whose translation MKITVCQFLFAILFVSISIAHEGRAQEVLSRRVTLTAIDQPARTILNRLEQLTDTRFMYSTEVIKADRLVSVSVQEQRLDNVLTQLLEPLHITYRVVGQQIVLNITTEEPEATPVAPLITGKVTAKNGDVLPGVNVTVKGTTRGASTDAQGQYKLEAESGQTLTFSFIGYKNQDVVLTGQTTVDVILEESSATLQEVAVVGSRSSVARTDVERAVPVDVLTSKELQSTGQVELSQQVQFTSPSFNSAKNGINGVASYADPASLKGLSPDQMLVLVDGKRRHQFAAVNLNVTVGKGTVVTDMNAVPTLAVERLEILRDGAAAQYGSDAIAGIVNLNLKKSVGTGSAMLQYGVTSRGDGGGYTAGVNYGFRLGKTGYLNVTGSYQDAAGTDRSDPYNPQPVAGGAYTGIYTNNKTTDESTRESRGVYGQYGTFRVTQYGSNAMKSGQLFYNAGLPLSKNWTLYSFGGFSRKRVNALGFFRTANPATGTTNPAIYPDGFTPQLPGTVQDYSVVLGVRKKVLEGWNMDFSTGYGSNYLDQNVTNSTNASLGANSPKDFYVGRIAFGQSVSEINLNKTMYGVMGTKTLSLALGAQYRIDQFQLKAGDPASYQVGPLAATNNKIPGSQGRVGIGLDDETNRTRSNVGMYVDVESDLTERLLLTGALRYENYSDFGGNLSGKLATRYKLNDNFSIRGSINRGFRAPLLQQVANAVTTSTVQNGVVTSTKEIPNSDPRLNQIGIESPKAETSWNYNLGLTAKAARNKLLFTLDAYQIDIRDRIIITENLRVANIAALKPLFPGLQEITFFTNQVNTQTRGIDFVTSFRQTLRRSNVFTASVALTVNKTEIVGTKGTPAQLQTGTTAPILLIDTVSRALIETSQPRTKVLVSLGYQVGKLTVNLRSTYFGSVTAWEKPSGLPHRVQTFGGKNLFDVSAVYAFSKLLSLTVGGNNITNVYPDRVFSNYASYSNGQVPYTRNANQFGFNGTYYYANLMVNF comes from the coding sequence ATGAAAATTACTGTCTGCCAATTTCTGTTCGCTATTTTATTTGTTAGTATTTCGATAGCTCACGAAGGTCGGGCGCAGGAAGTGCTTAGCCGTCGGGTTACGCTGACGGCCATCGACCAGCCCGCTCGAACCATCCTAAACCGGCTGGAGCAACTGACCGATACCCGGTTTATGTATAGTACCGAAGTCATCAAAGCCGACCGGCTTGTTTCGGTTTCTGTGCAGGAACAGCGGCTTGATAACGTATTGACTCAACTTCTGGAACCGCTTCACATCACCTATCGAGTGGTGGGTCAGCAAATTGTGCTCAACATAACCACCGAAGAACCAGAGGCCACACCGGTAGCACCCCTGATTACGGGTAAAGTAACGGCTAAAAATGGCGACGTGCTACCCGGTGTCAACGTAACGGTAAAAGGAACTACGCGGGGAGCGTCAACCGATGCGCAGGGACAGTACAAGCTGGAAGCCGAATCGGGCCAGACGTTGACGTTCTCGTTTATCGGGTATAAAAACCAGGACGTGGTGCTGACGGGTCAGACAACCGTAGATGTAATACTGGAAGAGAGTTCAGCCACGTTGCAGGAAGTAGCGGTTGTAGGATCGCGGTCGAGCGTGGCCCGGACTGATGTTGAACGCGCAGTACCGGTCGACGTACTGACATCCAAAGAACTGCAATCGACGGGCCAGGTCGAGCTGAGCCAGCAGGTGCAGTTTACGTCGCCTTCGTTCAATTCGGCCAAGAATGGAATCAATGGCGTAGCCAGTTACGCCGACCCAGCCTCGCTCAAGGGCCTGTCGCCCGATCAAATGCTGGTATTGGTGGATGGGAAACGGCGGCATCAGTTTGCCGCGGTGAACCTGAACGTAACGGTCGGTAAAGGCACCGTTGTAACCGATATGAACGCCGTACCGACGCTGGCTGTCGAGCGGCTGGAAATCCTGCGCGATGGGGCTGCGGCTCAGTACGGTTCCGACGCCATTGCGGGTATTGTCAACCTGAATCTGAAAAAATCCGTCGGAACGGGCAGCGCGATGCTGCAATACGGCGTGACGAGTCGGGGCGATGGGGGTGGCTATACGGCGGGCGTAAACTACGGTTTTCGCCTGGGAAAAACGGGGTATCTGAACGTAACGGGGAGTTATCAGGACGCAGCTGGTACCGACCGTTCGGACCCGTACAATCCACAACCGGTGGCCGGCGGAGCGTATACCGGGATATACACCAACAACAAAACGACCGATGAGTCGACTCGCGAATCGCGGGGTGTTTACGGCCAGTACGGTACATTTCGGGTAACGCAATACGGTAGCAACGCCATGAAATCGGGGCAACTGTTTTATAACGCAGGCCTGCCACTGAGCAAAAACTGGACCTTATATTCGTTTGGTGGCTTTTCGCGCAAACGGGTGAACGCACTGGGCTTTTTCCGCACCGCCAACCCGGCCACCGGTACAACCAATCCCGCCATTTACCCTGATGGGTTTACGCCACAGTTGCCGGGTACAGTGCAGGATTACTCCGTGGTACTGGGGGTTCGCAAGAAGGTGCTCGAAGGCTGGAACATGGATTTCAGCACGGGCTACGGGTCTAACTACCTCGATCAGAACGTAACCAATTCAACCAACGCGTCACTGGGCGCCAATTCGCCCAAAGACTTCTACGTGGGACGGATTGCTTTCGGCCAGAGCGTGAGCGAAATCAACCTTAACAAAACCATGTACGGGGTGATGGGCACCAAAACGCTGAGCCTTGCATTAGGAGCCCAGTACCGTATCGACCAGTTTCAGCTCAAAGCGGGTGATCCGGCCAGCTACCAGGTTGGACCGTTGGCCGCTACTAACAACAAGATTCCCGGATCGCAGGGACGCGTCGGTATCGGGCTGGATGATGAGACCAACCGGACTCGCTCGAACGTCGGTATGTACGTCGACGTAGAAAGCGATCTGACCGAGCGACTCTTGCTGACCGGCGCGTTGCGGTACGAAAACTACAGCGATTTTGGGGGTAATCTGTCGGGTAAACTGGCAACGCGTTACAAGCTGAATGACAATTTTTCCATTCGCGGTTCCATCAACCGGGGCTTCCGGGCACCGCTGCTGCAACAGGTCGCCAATGCCGTGACAACCTCGACGGTACAGAACGGTGTCGTAACATCAACCAAGGAAATTCCAAACAGTGACCCACGCCTGAACCAGATCGGTATCGAAAGCCCGAAAGCCGAAACGTCGTGGAATTACAACCTGGGTCTGACGGCCAAAGCCGCCCGCAATAAGCTTCTGTTTACGCTGGATGCTTACCAGATCGACATTCGCGACCGGATTATCATCACGGAGAATCTGCGGGTGGCCAACATTGCGGCTTTGAAACCCTTGTTCCCCGGCCTCCAGGAAATTACGTTCTTCACCAACCAGGTCAACACACAAACGCGGGGTATCGACTTTGTCACCTCGTTCCGGCAGACGCTCCGTCGCAGCAATGTCTTTACGGCAAGCGTTGCCCTGACGGTGAATAAGACCGAAATTGTTGGAACGAAAGGAACACCTGCCCAGTTGCAGACCGGTACGACCGCTCCGATTCTGCTGATTGATACCGTAAGCCGCGCCCTGATCGAAACGAGCCAGCCCCGCACCAAAGTGCTGGTATCGCTAGGTTATCAGGTAGGTAAGCTGACAGTGAATCTACGCTCGACGTATTTCGGCTCAGTAACGGCCTGGGAAAAACCAAGCGGATTACCTCACCGCGTACAGACCTTCGGCGGCAAAAACCTGTTCGACGTATCAGCAGTATATGCCTTCAGCAAACTGCTTTCGCTGACGGTTGGCGGCAACAACATCACCAACGTATACCCCGACCGTGTCTTTAGCAACTATGCATCCTACAGCAACGGTCAGGTACCCTACACCCGAAACGCCAACCAGTTCGGATTCAACGGAACGTATTACTACGCCAACCTGATGGTCAATTTTTAG
- a CDS encoding FecR family protein, giving the protein MTPFDFRQLLRRYQSGQATAEETRRLEAWYESMGTKSKQPVDSVEDEAVQQRMWAYIQTETDSQTVVRSLPVYRQSWFRVAASVLLLLGLFGYGLWQWSDGRKEPVELLSVQMNNTKHPMRIRLDDGSDVTLEPGSFLRYPSHFSATKREVFLTGEAFFSVTRQPQRPFLVITDRVVTRVLGTSFRVKAFGGKANVSVTVRTGKVSVFSRPTTSSSSKELDNAVVLVPNQRAVFYPADARLVKTLAENPVLLTPDNQQPDFNFVDTPLPVVFDRLEKAYGVDFVYDADALARCTLTARLSNESLYEKLALISEVTHARHEVIDGQVVIDSRGCTPAHKPTTP; this is encoded by the coding sequence ATGACTCCATTTGACTTTCGTCAGCTCCTGCGTCGATACCAATCCGGGCAAGCAACGGCCGAAGAAACCCGGCGATTAGAAGCCTGGTATGAATCGATGGGAACTAAGTCAAAACAACCCGTTGACTCCGTGGAGGATGAAGCCGTTCAGCAACGGATGTGGGCGTACATTCAGACAGAGACGGATTCGCAAACAGTCGTTCGGTCCTTGCCGGTCTATCGGCAGAGCTGGTTTCGGGTGGCAGCCTCCGTGCTATTGCTACTAGGCCTGTTCGGCTACGGACTCTGGCAATGGTCGGACGGACGAAAAGAGCCAGTCGAGTTGCTGAGTGTGCAGATGAACAATACCAAGCACCCCATGCGCATCCGGCTCGACGATGGTAGCGACGTAACACTCGAACCAGGTAGCTTTCTCCGCTATCCCAGTCATTTTTCGGCCACCAAACGTGAAGTATTTCTGACGGGAGAGGCTTTTTTCAGTGTGACCCGCCAGCCACAACGACCGTTCCTGGTTATAACCGACCGCGTAGTGACCAGGGTATTGGGTACGAGTTTTCGGGTAAAAGCATTCGGCGGGAAAGCCAACGTATCGGTGACGGTTCGGACCGGGAAAGTGTCGGTATTTAGTCGGCCAACGACCAGTTCCTCGTCAAAGGAACTGGATAATGCGGTGGTGCTGGTACCGAATCAGCGGGCGGTGTTTTACCCAGCCGACGCGCGATTAGTGAAAACGCTGGCTGAAAATCCGGTGTTGCTGACACCCGACAACCAGCAGCCTGATTTCAACTTTGTAGACACACCGCTACCGGTGGTTTTCGACCGGCTGGAAAAAGCGTACGGCGTTGATTTTGTGTACGATGCCGATGCGCTGGCCCGCTGTACGCTCACGGCCCGACTGAGTAACGAATCGCTTTACGAAAAACTAGCGCTCATCAGCGAAGTAACCCACGCCCGTCACGAAGTAATTGATGGGCAAGTGGTTATCGACAGCCGTGGGTGTACGCCCGCCCATAAACCGACAACGCCTTAA